Genomic segment of Deltaproteobacteria bacterium:
CGTAGACGCTGACCAGCGCCAGGTAGAGGAGCTTCTGATGAGCGGATCCGTCGCGCCAGCGCATCGTCACGGCCATCATAGCCTCGGCTTTCGATTTCCCGTCACGCGTCGCTGGCGTTCCAAGGGCGTTCGCGCCGACACGGCGCGGATCTGCAGACCGGAAGGCCCCGCAAGCCGGGCGTCGAGCTCAGGGCGCCGAGGCTGCGGCGTCCCGAGGCGGTGCGATGAACGTGCCCGTGAGCGTCGTTCGCGTCGCCGCGTAGGTCTCTCCGGGCGCGGGCTCGCTCTCGATCGAGAGCGAGATCGTGCCGTCGTTGCCGAGCGTGCCCTTCGTGGTCGACACGATTCGCGTCCCCACGTAGCGCGGCACGAAGGCAAAGCCCGGATCGACGTTCGGCGCTCCGGCGATCACCACTTGGGTGCGCGCGGTCCCGGAGAGCTCGCGACCCGCGACGGTGCCCTCGCCCTCGCCGATCACGTCCGCCAGCGTCGGTCCACCGCCGCTCGGAAGCATCGTCTCGAGATCGAAGGTCGAGCGGTACTTCCCGCCCTCCTCGATCATGATGATCGTGCCGGAGATCTGCCGCATCCGGCCCGAATCCTTCTCGACGGTGATGCCCTCCACGTGCCAGCTCCCGGAGAGCACGGGCGCGGCCGCCGCGACGTCCGGCGTGGAGTCCGTGCCGACCTCGGAGCGCTGACAGGCGCTGATCAGAGCCAGGCTCGAACCCAACAAGAAACCAGTCGTGCGAAGCATGGCTTCCTCCCGGTGGGTATGCGGAGACCCTACACCCGGAAGTTTCGAGCTGGAATCGATTTCTCGCCGCCGTGTCCGGGCTCAGAGATCCTGGAGGCACGGCTGGCACAGGAAGAGCGGGCCGGGTCGGGTTCCGCCCACCGCGAGGTACGCGTCGTCGCCGCGGCGCATCTGGCGGCCGCAGCCCGCGCACTCCTGCGCGGTGTTCATCACCAGCGGCTGCCACGCTGCGACGTCCGGGAATTCGCGCTCGGCCGACCTCGACGCGGCCGCTCTCGGCGCGGGCGCTCGCGCCTCGTCGCGATCGACCTCGACCCGGCGTGCCCTCGCCTCGGCCGTTCGCTCGCGAAAGCGCCCTTCCCAGCGCCGGCCCAGATGCTGCGCCTCTTCGACCACGTCCTCGACGAAGTCCCCGACGTTCTCGGTCACGGCCTCCACCACGTCGAAGACGTCCTCGAGCACGTTGCGGACCAGATTCGAGACCGGCACCCGCAGACGGCGGGCCGCGTCCTGGAGTGCCTCGTCCAGATCTTCCGAGATGCGCGTGTGCAAGACCCTCTCCTTCCTCTGGCGGCGTCGCCGCTCGCGGTCATCGGATTCAGCCATGTGCGCCACTGTATCACGATGTATTACAAGCTCCAGAGAAATTTTCGTCCGTGAGAAGATTTCTCCATGCGCGCAGCGGTGATGAGGGGCGAGAGGCTGGTCGTCGACACGGTTCCGGAGCCGGAGCCCGCCGCGGGCGAGGTGCTGGTGCGGACCCTGGCCTGCGGGATCTGCGGCTCCGACCTGCACGCGCTGAAGCACGCGAAGCTGATGGTCGCCAACTCGATCGAGGCGGGATCGCCCTTCGTGATGGATCTCGAGCGCGACATCGTGATGGGCCACGAGTTCTGCGCCGAGGTGCTCGACTACGGGCCGGACACGCAGAAGCGGCTGGCGCCCGGGACCCGCGTCGTCTCGATGCCGATCCTGGTCCGCGGCATGAGCGCGGCCACCGTCGGCTACTCCAATGATTTCCCGGGCGGCTACGGCGAGCGCATGATCCTGAACGACGCGCTGCTCCTGCCGGTGCCCAACGGGCTGCCGACGGAGCACGCGGCGCTGACCGAGCCGATGGCGGTCGGCCTGCACGCGGTGATGAAGGCGCAGCTCGCGAAGAGCGACGCCCCGCTCGTGGTCGGCTGCGGGCCGGTCGGGCTCGCCGTGATCGGCGCTCTGAAACTGCGTGGTGTAGGGCCGATCGTCGCCGCGGACTTCTCGCCGATGCGGCGCGCGTTGGCCGAGAAGCTCGGCGCGGACCACCTGATCGACCCGCGCGAGGGCTCCGGCTACGCCGAGCTCGCGCGCGTGGCTCCGGGACGCACGGCGGTGATCTTCGAGTGCGTCGGCGTGCCGGGGATGCTGCACGAGATCACGAAGTCCGCCCCCGTGGGCGCGCGCGTCGTGGTCGTCGGGGTCTGCATGCAGGAGGACCGGATCAAGCCGATGCTCGCGATCTCGAAGGAGCTGCAGCTGCAGTTCGTGCTCGGCTACCTGCCGAGCGAGTTCGCCGAGACGCTCGGCGCGATCGCGGAGGGAAAGCTCGACGTCGCGCCGCTGATCACCGGCCGCGTCGGCCTCGGAGGCGTCGCCGGGGCGTTCGAAGACCTGGCCACGCCCGACGCGCACGCGAAGATCCTGGTCGAGCCGGCGCGCGCTTGAGCGCCGCGATCGATGCGGCGCGCCGCAGGCCGAACCTGCGCCGCCTGCTTCTGCTTCTGCTCGGGCGCTCGCGCTGCTGGTCGCCGCCGACCGAGCTCTCGTGCTCTGGCCGGCCCACTGGGCGTGGGTGGCGCGCGACCTTCCGCCGCGCGTCTACGATCCGTACCGCGTCGAGGCGCAGCTTCGCGCGACGCCTCCGGGCCGGCAGAACGTGCCGGTGCTCGGCAACAGCATCGCCGAGCGCGGGATCGACGAGGCGCTGCTCGCCGAGCGCTTCGCGCCCGAAGGTCTGCGCTTTCCGAAGCTGACGCTCGCCGGATCGGCCGCGCTGACCTTCGGCTTTCTCGCGAACGCGGTCGCGGATCTCGAGCCGCGCGCCGCGATCTTCATTCCCTCCGGGCCAGCGTTGAGCTCGAACCTGGAGCTCGACCGCGTCCACGCCTACGACGTGCGGGCCGCGGGCGAGCTCTTCAGCCCCGCCGAGATCCTCGACTCGGCCGGCTTCCATGCCGGCGGACTCGCCGGCGAGCTGCACGTGTTTGCGCGCCACCGGCGGGCGCTGCTGCGCGCGGCGCTCGTGCGGCTGGATCTGCGCCCGTGGAAGCGGGACCCGACCGAGGCGGAGCTCACGCAGGCGCGCGAGCGCGGTCCGGGCGACGAGGCCTGGCGGGCGTGGCTCCGCGACCCGATTCCGGACCACTATCCGAACGCCAACACGCGCGCGCTGGTCCGGCTCGGCCGGGTGCTGCGCGAGCGCGGCTCGCGCCTGATCGTGCTCGACGCACCGTTGCATCCCGCCGCGCTCCTCGCGGACTCGGAGGGCCGCATCGACGCATACCGGAAGCAGCTGCGCTCGATCGCCGCGGCGGAGGGCCTCGAGCTCCTCGCCCCCGAGCAGCTCGTCGAGCTCGCGCCGCAGGATTTCGCGGATTGGGTCCACCTGGCTCCGGCGGGGAGCGAACGGCTAAGCGCCGCGCTGGCCGACGCTCTCGAAACGCGCGTCGCCGCACGTCGGTAGGCCGGCGCCGTGCGCTTCAACAGCTACGAGTTCATCGTCTTCTTCGCGCTGGTGCTGGCGCTCGCCTCGCTCGCGCGCGGT
This window contains:
- a CDS encoding ribbon-helix-helix domain-containing protein, yielding MHTRISEDLDEALQDAARRLRVPVSNLVRNVLEDVFDVVEAVTENVGDFVEDVVEEAQHLGRRWEGRFRERTAEARARRVEVDRDEARAPAPRAAASRSAEREFPDVAAWQPLVMNTAQECAGCGRQMRRGDDAYLAVGGTRPGPLFLCQPCLQDL
- a CDS encoding zinc-binding dehydrogenase, with product MRAAVMRGERLVVDTVPEPEPAAGEVLVRTLACGICGSDLHALKHAKLMVANSIEAGSPFVMDLERDIVMGHEFCAEVLDYGPDTQKRLAPGTRVVSMPILVRGMSAATVGYSNDFPGGYGERMILNDALLLPVPNGLPTEHAALTEPMAVGLHAVMKAQLAKSDAPLVVGCGPVGLAVIGALKLRGVGPIVAADFSPMRRALAEKLGADHLIDPREGSGYAELARVAPGRTAVIFECVGVPGMLHEITKSAPVGARVVVVGVCMQEDRIKPMLAISKELQLQFVLGYLPSEFAETLGAIAEGKLDVAPLITGRVGLGGVAGAFEDLATPDAHAKILVEPARA